CTTCCGTCGGCGATGCAGCAGGCGCCCGTGACAGTGAGCGGGGCACAGGTCACATCGATGGTCGTGAGACCGCCGCCTTCCGCCGTGCCCCAGTCACCGGCCTGGATCCAGTACTGCGTACCAGCCGTGGCACTAACGATAAGCGTGTACGGCTCGGGCTCGTCATCGCAGGTCAGCAACGACAGATTGTTGCAGTCCGGACCACTGTAGATCGCGCCGACGCCGTCGTAGGTCGTCGGGTCGATCGTTGCGCTCAGGAGGCAATCCACCGTCGGCGTGTAAGTCCACCACGTATCATTCTGCATGACCGTGGCGCTCGTGGAGTTGCAACCCGTCTGGGCTGCTGCCGGAGTGCCCGCCGCGGCCAGATCATTGTCAACGAGCGAGCTGAAGGGCACCGACGGGATCACCGTGGCCACATCACAAGTTTCCGCAACCGGAGCCGGGCACATAAACGCCGGGCAGGCTTCACCCTGGAACCACTGACCACCCGCACCGTCGCAGGCCGCCTCACCGCTCGTGCTGTCGCACGTACCCATGACGCAGCAGGCACCGGTGCACGGAATCGCCGTGGAGCAGGCGCTGCCACCGTCGGTGACGTGCAGCTCGAAGTTGCCTCGCGCCGTGCTGAACCCACCGACGTGGATGTAATAGGTATGGCCAGGCAGCGAGCACCACGAGAAGCTCGACTGGAGCGTGCCGCCCGAGTCGTCGTTGCCGCCGATGCAGCCCGCCGGACCGCAATCGCAGAAGACCTGTATCTTCGTGTCGAAGTCGGTACCCGCGAAGATCGTGCTGGCCGTCAGCGTGTTGCCGTTGCCCACCACGGTGTACCACAGGCCCGCACCCGGCGAGCTCGTGCCGCAGGTCGGGGCAGCGTCATCGCCGGCGTACTCGTTGTTGCCGAAGACCGGCGTGCCGAGCGTGACCGCCTCGGCCACGTCGCAACTGTCGTTGGCCGGGCAGGGGTTCGGCGAGCAGGTCGAGTCGTCGCCCAGATAAACGCCGCCGGTCAGATCGCACGTGCGGGACGATACGTCGCCGACGCAGGTGCCGTCACCCGGGCAGCAGCCGCCCGTTGGACACGGAGCGCAATCCAGCGACACCGTGTAATCGGAACCGCAGTCGATGCCGGTGAACACGCTCGGGAGAACGAGCAGCCAGTAGGTGCCCGGTCCGAGGCATTGCGTCAGGTCGACCTTCTCGCACTCGTCGCCCGTGGCACTGGCGATGACGGTCGCGCCGGCGCAACCGGCGGTCGTGTCAACGATGAATGCCGAAACCGGGAACTCGGCCTCGACCGACCAGGTGATCTGCTGTTCCGTGGTAATGGTCAGCTCGTACCAGTCGGTGTCACGATAGTCGTCCACGCCGAACGTGAACGTGCCGGCCTCGCCGCAGATCGTGTCGCCGCAGGCGACCATCTGGAATACCTCGGGAACCGAGTTGCAGCCGCCGTTGTACGTGTCGTCATAATCTTCGCCGCACAGCGGCTCGCCTTCCGCAAGGGCACCCTGCGGGCAGGGGACGACACACGGGCAGATGCCCGCCGTCGCGCACGAGGTGAACTCGCCCTGGAAGATGAAGTCACCGCTGGCCGTGTCGCACTGCGAAGGCGGAACATCGGTGCAGCCGCCGACCACAATGTCGCAGCAGGCGCCGGTGATCTGACCGCACGGCGGGTCGATGTCTTCGCAACGCGTCTCGGCGAAGAAGAGGGAACCCGGATCACAGGTGCCCTGTACGCAGTCCTCGCAAACGCCGGTCAGGTTGTCGCAGCACGCACCGTACGGCGGCGGGCCGGAGCTACCCGACAGGCAGAACGCCAAGTTGTAGTCAGCGCCGAATACGGACACACCCGGATCCCAGTTCGGGGTGCTCGGGCCGTAGTCCAGATAAATCGGCGAACCGGGCTGCGGCTGGGGCAGTCCGTTGACCGTGTAGGTGGCAATGACGAGCCAGGCCTGACCGCCGACCGGAACGTCCTGCACGGCGCGGAAGCCGAACCACCAGGTGCCGGCCGTCAGATTGATGTTCAAACCGGTGATGGAATAGAACTGGATCGGGTCGCCGAACAGCGGACCGTCAAGCGTATCAATCCGCGTGGCAGGAACGCCCGCCCCGGAATCAAACACGGAACCCGGGGCGCCGGCGGCATCGTTGAGAACGATGTAGTCGGCCGTGCCGGTCCAGTTCATCGTGACGGGGTCGTTACCCCACCAGTGGATCCCGGTGATGTTCGTATCCGCCGCGAGCGTGGCATCATCAACGACGAAACGGGCGAGACTGCCATCCGTGCGGCGCTCCGCCGAAAGGGAGTTGATATCGGGATCGTTCGTGTCGTACGTGCCGTTCGAATAGGCAACGCTCGGCAGATTGGAGCAGTCATCTCCAATGGCCAGAGCGGCACCCGGCGCGCCGGCGACGGCGGCCTTGTTCGCCGGAACCTCGACCGGCGGAACGGTCTTGGCAGGCTCCAGCGTGTTGCGACCCGGCTTCAGGTCGGCAAGCTGGTCGACGTATTCGGCGCGAGCGCCTTCGTTCGTCCAGCGCACCAGAACCGAGACGTCGCGGGAAGGAAGATCGAGCTTCACTTCCGCACGGGCATCGCCCGGGATGCTGAGTTGAACGGTCGCCCCGTCGGCGGTCGTTCCCTTCACATTCCAGACGCCAGGGCTGGCTTCGGCGATGCGGCTGTTGTCCGCACCACCCGTAACCCAGTCCACGTGGACGTCGGGCATGAGATTGCCGGCCGCATCAACGACCGCAATCTCCACATTTCGCGGCTGGCTTGCCTGCACCGTGCAGACCATCAGCCCTACCGCACAGACGCACAGCGCGCCTATCCGAGAAAACTTGTACGTACCCATGATCCCTCCCTTTCCAAGTTGCACAGCGCCGTTTCACTCGGCTCACCCGGAGAAAAACGACATCCCTACCTGTATTGATGTGACGGCCTCGTGACGCGGGAGCCCTGCGGGATATGCCCAATGAGGTGCTTCTACCGCCTCCGACAAGGTCGCAAGCTCCGATACTAAGTAGTTACGTCAAACGTTGCAAGAAAAAACATTGGGAAGTTTGCCCCCTTTAGCATTGCCGCTGGAGTGCGGGGGATTGGGCAGGACTAGGTCGAGAACGGGCGGGAAGGCCGGGTGATCAAGCGTAAAGATTTTTTTAATATGGTCTTATAACTACAGGCTGGAGACAGGAGGTCGCCTGTGCTTCAATGAAAACATATTTTTTACGTTTTTATTGGAATCTGAGAATCAGAAATCACTCAGGGACGCTTCGCCGGAAAACGCGTGTTGCTCGAACGTCGCTCCAGTTCGTGCACTGCCGGTCTGGCGCGGAGCGGAACCGTTCGGTCGGGCCCTTGTTGCATCCGTCATCGAAGCGCTCCCGGTTGATCGGCCCTCGGCCTTCGACGATTGCCTGCTACCGGATTCGCCGTTCACCATGCCGGCCAGGTGATCCACCATGGACATCAAGCTGGCCGCCTGAGCGCTGAGCTCTTCAGAGGCCGCGGCCGATTCCTCGGCTCCCGCGGCATTCTGCTGGGTCACGCCGTTCATCTGCGAAACCGCTGTGTTGATCTGCTCCACGCCCGACGCCTGCTCCCGGGAACCGCGGTTGATTGCATCCAGCAGATCCGCGATGCGCGCTACGTCCGAGCTGATCGTCGTGAGGGACTCTCCGACGGCGGAAGCCACGGCCGTTCCCTGCTTGGCATTCTGAACGGACGCGTCGATCAAGGTTGTCGTCTCGCGGGCCGCCTGTGCAGCCCGGAGAGCGAGATTCCGCACTTCGCCCGCCACGACGGCGAAACCCTTGCCGTGGTCGCCGGCGCGAGCCGCCTCGACCGCAGCGTTCAGCGCCAGCAAGTTGGTCTGGAATGCGATTTCCTCGATCACCTTGATGATCTTGCTGATCTGCGAGGACGAGCTGTCAATCCCGTCCATGGCCGTGGTCAACTGGGCCATGACCTGGTCGCTGTTTCGGGCGGCCTCACGGGCCTGATCGGCAATCCGGTTCGCTTGTTCCGACTTATCAGCGTTGTCGCGCGTCTTCGAGGAGAGTTCCTGAAGCGCGGCCGACGTCTCTTCCAGGGACGACGCTTGTTCCGTGGCGCCCTCCGCGACCTGTTGTGCGGCGGAAGAAACCTGCTGCGAAGCATCGTCGACCTGCTCGGCTCCCTCGCGCATGCTGCACACCACGGCATTCATGGGTCTGATCACCTTGCGCGTCAGGATGACGAAGAACAGCCCCGATCCGGCAATGATCAACACGGCGACCATCAAGCCGGCCTTTCGCATCGATGCGGCGATCTGTGCGTCGGCTTCATCCAATGACTGGACAATCTCGAAAGCGCCGTGGATCTCACCGACCTTCCAGTTTTCCATCCGGGTGCCCGTGGGGTCGAGCCCCTGGTCGTTTCCCCAGTATTCCGCCGACATCTTGGGATCGCCGTGGCAAAGCATGCAGTCCTGCGTGAGCTTCACGGGGCGGAAGTAACGAATCGCGTTCCGCTCCTTGTCGATCTCGTAGTATTCGGCCAACGATTGCTCATGCATCATGTTCAACACGCGAGCCTCGAACGCGTCCGGCTCGTTTTGCGGATTTCGGGCCTGAAACTTCGGTACACGGAATTCGAACCCACCCTCCTTGGCTTTGGCCATGGCGGCTTGCCAGGCGGTGACCACCGGAACGGCGCTGAGAACCTTGCCCAGCTGTTTTTCATCCGCCCACTTCTTGAGTTCCGCAGCCGTGAAGATGCCCTGATCCCACTTCTTTCCCATTTCCTCACGGGTCGACTCGGCCGTCAGGATCACACTGCGGGCCTTCTCGACGTACTGTTGCGTGACCTTGTCCTTCGCCTCAAAGTAGTAGAAAACGAAGAGCACGACGGCAACCGCCACGAGCTGAAGGGCGGCGATGGACAAGACGCGGGTACGAAGGTCCAGACGCATGCGATGAACTCCTGAGGGCGCGCCGATTCCGGTATCCCATTTAGGAACCGGTGGGCGCGTTGTTCGTTTCTGTCATTGGATAGAATCGGATTTAAACGAATCCTGATTCATCATGCCGAGCGGCCTCAGGAACGCTCAACGCTGTGCGGCGTGCCGTCCCGAAATAGCGCGCGAACCGCGTCGGAACAAGGCGCATTCGACTACATGCGGGCGAGGCACGGTAATGCCGTCGGTCTCTTCCTTGCGGAAGACGGTTCTACATCTGCATTATTGCCCGCGAGAATCAATTGGCGAGGTCCATTTATTCAGGACAGCTTGGCGGAGAGGGATCTGGCATGAAGTCTCACCGAAAAGAACTTGTCTTTAATACGCCCGGCCGCCGGGCGTTTATCAACATCACGTCGCAGGTTCAGGCCGCAGTGGATGAAAGCGGTGTCCAGGAAGGTCTTTGCCTGGTCAACCCGATGCACATTACGGCCAGCGTGTTCATCAACGATGACGAGCACGGTTTGCATCAGGACTACGAAGCGTGGCTGGAGCGACTCGCCCCGCACGCGCCCATCGAGCAGTATCAGCACAATCGCACCGGCGAGGACAATGCGGACGCCCATCTCAAACGTCAGGTCATGGGACGGGAAGTCGTCGTGGCGATCACGGGCGGCGCGCTGGATTTCGGGCGCTGGGAACAGATCTTCTACGGCGAGTTCGACGGCAGGCGGCCCAAGCGCGTGCTGATCAAGATCATCGGAGCGTAGCCGGGGGACGGTTCCAGGCACGGCAGAGTTTGCCGTCAGGACCGGAACGAAGAAAATGGCCAACTCGTCATTCCTGCGGAGTGTCGCCCCAGCGCGAATTCGCAGGCTTTGTCTCGCAAATGTTCCACGGGGAGTAGCCCATGCGGGCGGATCGCGTCGGCGTTGATCTCGACGATCTTCGGTTGCCGCTCAAGACGGCGATGGCCGCGGCATCGGAGCTGGATCTGCGCTCCGTGGAGTTTGCCACCGTCCGCGGTGAGCTTGCCCCGCGAAATCTGTCGAGTTCCGGGCGCCGGCATCTGGCCAAGCTGGCCCGCGACGTGGGATTGTCCATCGAAGCGCTGACCGCCGACCTGCCGGGGCTGCGATTTCACGATCCGGAGACCGTCGACGAGCGCATCACGCGCACCTGCGAGGTCATCGAGCTGGCCGCCGAAATGCGCGTGCCCGTGGTGACGGCGGTGGTAGGATCGCTTGGAAAAGGGGAAAGCCCGGGCGCGGAGGCGATGGTGCTCCAGGCGCTCCAGCAGGTGGGCGGCGTGGCCGATGCCCGCGGCGTGACCTTCGCGATTCGTCCGGCCCGCGACGGCGCGGACGAGGTCGCGACGCTCCTCAAGCGGCTGGGTTGTCCGTCCGTGCGCGTGGGACTCGACCCCGCTGCGCTGGTTATGCATGGCATGAACCCCTTGAAGATCATCGAGTGGGCGGCGCGGGACATTGCCCTGCTTCATGCGCGCGATGCGACGGCGGGGCGGGTGGACCGTCCCGGCCACGAATCGCCGCTGGGAGAAGGTGAGGTCGACTTGGCCGGCGTGATGGCCTGCCTGGCGGCGGCGGACTACGGTGGACCCATGATCATTCGGAGAACGCAGTCGGCCAACCCGAGAAACGACATCGCCCGGGCAAGCGCGATTGTTCGGGGACTCCTCCCGTCCGGTGCTTGATTGACCTCCATTCAACTTCCGCAGCGACTCGAGCGCTTTGCCCTGTGAAATGGCAGGTCAGGAGAGGGGACCATACCGTTTCTGGCGCTGCCGCTGGCGGATGATCGCTTGCAGTGTTCAGAGTTCCCGCAGGTGCCAGCCGCCGTCGACGTGCAGCACGAGACCCGTACTGAAGGGAAACGACCCGCGAGCCACCGCCCCCACGGCCGCGGCGACTTCCTCCGGCTTGCCCCAGCGATTGATGGGGGCCATGCCGTCGGCGAGCTTGCTGTTGTAATAGGCACGGGTTGTATCTGACGACGTCATGTCTGTTTCGATGATCCCCGGGGCAACTTCGTAGACATTGATGCCAAACTCCGCCAGGCGGATGGCGAACAGCGTCGTCACCATGCTCAGGCCGGCCTTGCTGATGCAGTACTCTCCATAGTTTCGGGCGGCGGTGTAGGAGCGGAGTGATGAGATGTTCACGATTGTACCGCCCTGGATCGATCCGTCCTTGATGAGGTTGATCATCTCGTTGGCCACGCGCTGGGTCATGAAATACGGGGCGCGGAGGTTCACGTTGAGGATGCGGTCGTAGCTCTTCTCGTCCGTCTCCAGAATGTCCATGCGCACTTTGGGAGCGATACCCGCGTTGTTGACCAGCAGGTCGATGCGTCCGAAGCGCTCCATGGCGAACGCGACGATAAGGTCGCGGTGTGACTTGGCGGCAATGTCGCCCTGGCAGATGTCCACGGGCACGCCGGTGGCTTCGACCTGTTCGCGGGTACGCTCGGCCGCGCCGAGGTCGTTGTGGAAATTGATCACCACGGCATAGCCGGCGCGAGCGAGTTCGATGCATATCGCTCGCCCGATGCCTCGTGATCCGCCCGTAACCAGCGCGACTTTTTCTTTAATCATGGCCCGCAATCTCCGCGGTGGATGGTCTCGAGGAGGGCACTATAGCGAACGCCCGGTGCCGGGTCACTATCGGCGGCGGGGAAGAATGGTCGGCGATTGGCTGCGGGAATCCGAATCCCCTCGGATGAAGCCGTGTTCAAGCCATGGACTCGTGGCGTGTGCTGTGCGCACGGGAACTGACCGGACTTGAAACCGGCCGCGTGCTGCTCGGCAGGAGCGTGGAGAGTAGGG
This genomic interval from Phycisphaerae bacterium contains the following:
- a CDS encoding DUF3365 domain-containing protein, whose protein sequence is MRLDLRTRVLSIAALQLVAVAVVLFVFYYFEAKDKVTQQYVEKARSVILTAESTREEMGKKWDQGIFTAAELKKWADEKQLGKVLSAVPVVTAWQAAMAKAKEGGFEFRVPKFQARNPQNEPDAFEARVLNMMHEQSLAEYYEIDKERNAIRYFRPVKLTQDCMLCHGDPKMSAEYWGNDQGLDPTGTRMENWKVGEIHGAFEIVQSLDEADAQIAASMRKAGLMVAVLIIAGSGLFFVILTRKVIRPMNAVVCSMREGAEQVDDASQQVSSAAQQVAEGATEQASSLEETSAALQELSSKTRDNADKSEQANRIADQAREAARNSDQVMAQLTTAMDGIDSSSSQISKIIKVIEEIAFQTNLLALNAAVEAARAGDHGKGFAVVAGEVRNLALRAAQAARETTTLIDASVQNAKQGTAVASAVGESLTTISSDVARIADLLDAINRGSREQASGVEQINTAVSQMNGVTQQNAAGAEESAAASEELSAQAASLMSMVDHLAGMVNGESGSRQSSKAEGRSTGSASMTDATRARPNGSAPRQTGSARTGATFEQHAFSGEASLSDF
- a CDS encoding YjbQ family protein, with the translated sequence MKSHRKELVFNTPGRRAFINITSQVQAAVDESGVQEGLCLVNPMHITASVFINDDEHGLHQDYEAWLERLAPHAPIEQYQHNRTGEDNADAHLKRQVMGREVVVAITGGALDFGRWEQIFYGEFDGRRPKRVLIKIIGA
- a CDS encoding sugar phosphate isomerase/epimerase, with product MRADRVGVDLDDLRLPLKTAMAAASELDLRSVEFATVRGELAPRNLSSSGRRHLAKLARDVGLSIEALTADLPGLRFHDPETVDERITRTCEVIELAAEMRVPVVTAVVGSLGKGESPGAEAMVLQALQQVGGVADARGVTFAIRPARDGADEVATLLKRLGCPSVRVGLDPAALVMHGMNPLKIIEWAARDIALLHARDATAGRVDRPGHESPLGEGEVDLAGVMACLAAADYGGPMIIRRTQSANPRNDIARASAIVRGLLPSGA
- a CDS encoding 3-ketoacyl-ACP reductase, coding for MIKEKVALVTGGSRGIGRAICIELARAGYAVVINFHNDLGAAERTREQVEATGVPVDICQGDIAAKSHRDLIVAFAMERFGRIDLLVNNAGIAPKVRMDILETDEKSYDRILNVNLRAPYFMTQRVANEMINLIKDGSIQGGTIVNISSLRSYTAARNYGEYCISKAGLSMVTTLFAIRLAEFGINVYEVAPGIIETDMTSSDTTRAYYNSKLADGMAPINRWGKPEEVAAAVGAVARGSFPFSTGLVLHVDGGWHLREL